One region of Paucibacter aquatile genomic DNA includes:
- a CDS encoding heme lyase CcmF/NrfE family subunit produces MIPELGHLALWLALGVALLLAGLPVLGAQRHRADWMALDRPLTLALAALVGLGYLALTQAFVASDFSVAYVAQHSNRELPLAYRIAGVWGGHEGSMLLWVALLVAWTLAVSAAGRQLPAPLRARVLGVLGALAAGFLVFLLVTSNPFARLVPGLPEGRDLNPLLQDPGMVLHPPMLYMGYVGFAVAFAFAIAALAGGELNAAWARFARPWTSAAWAFLTLGIALGSWWAYYELGWGGWWFWDPVENASFMPWLAGTALMHSLAVSEKRGVFKAWTVLLAIVTFSLSLLGTFLVRSGVLSSVHAFATDPQRGLAILVFLVLVVGGSLSLYAARAGAVGLGARFHWRSRETTLLANNVMLLAACGAVLLGTLYPMALDAVSGQKISVGPPYFEAVFVPLMAPVILLMGLGPLLRWKGMDSAELLRRLRWPLMLSPLAAGAHGWATAQLSLAAWGGLLLAWWVLVSVALELGERLWPTPGQGWWARARALPRSAAAMLLAHAGVGVFIIGVTLVGSLALSQDLPLQRGESARLGEHSFRLSELRAVDGPNYRAMRGTVEVTREGRPVATLYPEKRLYRSQEMPMTEAGIASGLLRDLYVSLSEPINEQADAWIVHITIKPYVNWIWGGCLLMGLGGLLAASDRRYRSNSQQASARP; encoded by the coding sequence GTGATCCCCGAACTCGGACATCTCGCCCTCTGGCTGGCCCTGGGCGTGGCCCTGCTGCTGGCCGGCCTGCCGGTGCTGGGCGCGCAGCGCCACCGCGCCGACTGGATGGCGCTGGACCGGCCCTTGACCCTGGCCTTGGCCGCCCTGGTCGGCCTGGGCTATCTGGCCTTGACCCAGGCCTTTGTGGCCAGCGATTTCTCGGTCGCCTATGTGGCCCAGCATTCCAACCGCGAGCTGCCCCTGGCCTACCGCATTGCCGGGGTCTGGGGCGGGCATGAGGGCTCGATGTTGCTGTGGGTGGCGCTGCTGGTGGCCTGGACCCTGGCCGTCTCGGCCGCTGGCCGGCAGCTGCCGGCACCGCTGCGCGCACGGGTGCTGGGCGTGCTGGGCGCGCTGGCGGCCGGCTTCCTGGTCTTTCTGCTCGTCACCTCCAATCCCTTTGCCCGCCTGGTGCCCGGCCTGCCCGAGGGCCGAGACCTCAACCCGTTGCTGCAGGACCCCGGCATGGTGCTGCACCCACCCATGCTGTATATGGGTTATGTCGGCTTCGCCGTGGCCTTTGCCTTCGCCATTGCGGCCTTGGCCGGCGGCGAGCTCAACGCCGCCTGGGCACGCTTCGCCCGGCCCTGGACCAGCGCCGCCTGGGCCTTTCTGACCCTGGGCATCGCCCTGGGCAGCTGGTGGGCCTACTACGAGCTCGGTTGGGGCGGCTGGTGGTTCTGGGACCCGGTCGAGAACGCCAGCTTCATGCCCTGGCTGGCCGGCACCGCCCTGATGCACTCGCTGGCCGTCAGCGAAAAGCGCGGTGTCTTCAAGGCCTGGACGGTGCTGCTGGCCATCGTCACCTTCTCGCTGTCCCTGCTCGGCACCTTTCTGGTCCGCTCGGGCGTGCTCAGCTCGGTCCATGCCTTTGCCACCGACCCGCAGCGCGGCCTGGCCATCCTGGTCTTTCTGGTGCTGGTGGTGGGCGGCTCGCTGAGCTTGTATGCGGCACGCGCCGGCGCGGTCGGCCTGGGGGCGCGCTTCCACTGGCGCAGCCGTGAAACCACGCTGCTGGCCAACAATGTGATGCTGCTGGCCGCCTGCGGCGCGGTGCTGCTGGGCACGCTTTACCCGATGGCGCTGGATGCCGTCAGCGGGCAGAAGATTTCGGTCGGCCCGCCCTATTTCGAGGCGGTGTTCGTGCCGCTGATGGCGCCGGTGATCCTGTTGATGGGCCTGGGCCCGCTGCTGCGCTGGAAGGGCATGGACAGCGCCGAGCTGCTGCGCCGCCTGCGTTGGCCGCTGATGCTGAGCCCGCTGGCCGCCGGCGCCCATGGCTGGGCCACGGCGCAGCTGAGCCTGGCCGCCTGGGGCGGCCTGCTGCTGGCCTGGTGGGTGCTGGTGTCGGTGGCGCTGGAGCTGGGTGAACGCCTGTGGCCAACGCCGGGCCAGGGCTGGTGGGCGCGCGCGCGCGCCTTGCCGCGTTCGGCCGCCGCCATGCTGCTGGCCCATGCTGGCGTCGGCGTCTTCATCATCGGCGTCACCCTGGTCGGCAGCCTGGCCCTGAGCCAGGACCTGCCGCTGCAGCGCGGCGAGAGCGCCCGCCTGGGCGAGCACAGCTTCCGCCTGAGCGAGCTTCGCGCCGTGGACGGCCCCAACTACCGCGCCATGCGCGGCACGGTGGAGGTGACCCGCGAGGGCCGGCCTGTGGCCACCCTGTACCCCGAGAAGCGGCTCTACCGCAGCCAGGAGATGCCCATGACCGAAGCCGGCATCGCCAGTGGCCTGCTGCGCGACCTTTACGTCTCACTGAGCGAGCCGATCAATGAGCAGGCCGATGCCTGGATCGTCCACATCACCATCAAGCCCTATGTCAACTGGATCTGGGGCGGCTGCCTGCTGATGGGCTTGGGCGGCCTGCTGGCCGCCAGCGACCGACGCTACCGCAGCAACAGCCAACAAGCGAGCGCACGCCCATGA
- the ccmB gene encoding heme exporter protein CcmB, giving the protein MTPTSWLLLQRELRLAMRRPVDAGLPVAFLLLAACLFPLGLGPEPEQLRRMAPGVLWVLALLASLLSLHSLYAADAQDGSLDQLLLPPHSAWRLAAVKALAHWLSHGLPLLLATPLLGLMYGMHSDSLGLLMLSLLLGTPSLSLLGNLAAALTLGLRNGALLNLLIVLPLAVPVLIFGSGAVGALEAGLPVDGHLSLLAALLIGALLALPAATAAALRIALI; this is encoded by the coding sequence ATGACGCCCACGAGCTGGCTGCTGCTGCAGCGCGAGCTGCGCCTGGCGATGCGCCGGCCCGTCGACGCTGGCCTGCCGGTGGCCTTTTTGCTGCTGGCAGCCTGCCTGTTTCCGCTCGGCCTGGGGCCCGAACCCGAGCAGCTGCGTCGCATGGCGCCGGGCGTGCTGTGGGTGCTGGCCTTGCTGGCAAGTCTCTTGTCCCTGCACAGCCTGTATGCCGCCGATGCCCAGGACGGCAGCCTGGACCAGTTGCTGCTGCCGCCGCACTCGGCCTGGCGCCTGGCCGCCGTCAAGGCCCTGGCGCACTGGCTGAGCCATGGCCTGCCCCTGCTGCTGGCCACGCCGCTGCTGGGCCTGATGTACGGCATGCACAGCGACAGCCTTGGGCTCTTGATGCTGAGCCTGCTGCTGGGCACGCCGAGCCTGAGCCTGCTGGGCAATCTGGCCGCCGCCCTGACCCTGGGCCTGCGCAATGGCGCCTTGCTCAATCTGCTGATCGTGCTGCCGCTGGCGGTGCCTGTTCTGATCTTCGGCAGCGGCGCCGTCGGCGCGCTGGAGGCCGGCCTGCCTGTTGACGGCCATCTGTCCCTGCTGGCCGCCCTGCTGATCGGCGCCCTGCTGGCCCTGCCCGCAGCCACCGCCGCGGCCCTGCGCATCGCCCTGATCTGA
- the ccmD gene encoding heme exporter protein CcmD — translation MNWHSAADFFHMDGYGFFVWGSYGSALLWMLVEVGLARRRHSQALQQLSEEDGA, via the coding sequence ATGAACTGGCACAGCGCCGCCGATTTCTTCCATATGGACGGCTACGGCTTTTTTGTCTGGGGCAGCTACGGCTCGGCCCTGCTCTGGATGCTGGTCGAAGTGGGCCTGGCCCGGCGCCGCCACAGCCAGGCCTTGCAGCAACTGTCCGAAGAGGACGGCGCATGA
- a CDS encoding cytochrome D1 domain-containing protein: MSSCCFSTGAGSRLRSGLAACLGVLALLPGASAGGEASTLTAAESKAEALNCADLPPLLASKDRQLVLASRDGWVAVFDMNPSSLRHERRVASSLEALALSSDGRWLLASTEQASALQLFDGRLQPVKTIALQSLDGRQRTRVAAIRDLPERRSFLVALQDLAEVWEISYDPLAEEVHDGLVHDYRMGEALGKPGYLHPRRTPLEAPVMDWLKGTAAPHIWLTLQPRAGGGLRLQLLHLDVRRAIASMPLSHAVKLSAGLLFERQGHPVLAVPAQDQSQDRLEFIDLQRLHPPLDLDLPRFANPAGQAQSASQTDALRKLPWSQLKGRYPRPPVVADAVEPADACVGGDGAES; encoded by the coding sequence ATGAGCAGCTGCTGTTTCAGCACCGGTGCCGGTTCGCGGCTGCGCAGTGGCTTGGCCGCTTGCCTGGGTGTTCTCGCCTTGCTGCCCGGTGCATCTGCGGGCGGCGAGGCCAGCACGCTCACCGCAGCCGAATCCAAGGCTGAGGCTCTGAACTGTGCCGACCTGCCGCCCCTGCTCGCCTCCAAGGACCGCCAGCTGGTGCTGGCATCGCGGGACGGATGGGTGGCCGTGTTTGACATGAACCCAAGCAGCCTGCGGCACGAGCGACGGGTCGCCTCCTCACTCGAAGCCTTGGCCCTGAGCAGCGATGGCCGCTGGCTGCTGGCCAGCACCGAGCAGGCCAGCGCCTTGCAGCTCTTCGATGGACGGCTGCAGCCGGTCAAGACGATTGCCTTGCAAAGCCTGGACGGCCGGCAGCGCACACGCGTCGCGGCCATCCGCGACCTTCCGGAACGCCGCAGCTTTCTGGTCGCACTGCAGGACCTGGCTGAGGTTTGGGAGATTTCATACGACCCGCTGGCAGAGGAAGTCCATGACGGCCTGGTCCATGACTACCGCATGGGCGAAGCCCTGGGCAAGCCGGGATATCTGCATCCGCGACGCACACCGCTGGAAGCGCCCGTGATGGACTGGCTGAAGGGCACGGCCGCCCCTCACATCTGGCTCACCTTGCAGCCCAGGGCGGGCGGCGGGCTGCGGCTGCAGCTGCTCCACCTCGATGTTCGCCGCGCCATCGCCAGCATGCCGCTCAGCCACGCCGTGAAGCTGAGCGCTGGCCTGCTCTTTGAACGACAAGGCCATCCCGTCCTAGCCGTTCCGGCGCAGGATCAGAGTCAGGACCGGTTGGAGTTCATCGACCTGCAGCGCCTTCACCCACCGCTTGACCTGGACCTGCCCAGGTTCGCAAACCCTGCGGGCCAGGCCCAGAGCGCGTCGCAGACTGACGCACTGCGAAAGTTGCCGTGGAGCCAGCTGAAAGGGCGCTACCCCAGGCCGCCCGTTGTGGCTGATGCGGTGGAACCGGCAGACGCCTGCGTCGGCGGCGATGGAGCGGAATCATGA
- a CDS encoding nitric oxide reductase activation protein NorD — protein MEEWIGERWHRFITGAAERGHDGAAVALPDVQQAVGLLYRAAGGSHSLRIVPAADMRIGGPRHWLQRLAGSGTRAALPRLDSETLALPPRIALFEQAELNRDLYLWLAALAACFELSASGSWAGDNLAACQLALQRCPGLRPRWLRLREAHLAQRRAEAVALRTPEARAAEARLQALLLAEPGLARIDGSFDGRFDVEAPLLAPVWLWLQALPAAAAGATGQARSAAAGGGSQAQQEQEQAKRRRARPAKPASQRAPLLLASKAESLRSWSEHVPLDRASEDETDEDEARAAADDMEELTLAREGSASAARIKFDLDLPSASADDLPLGEGESLPEWDWKRQCLLPEHCRVQTLVARPSGPAFSPPAALRQTARRLRRRLETLRSAPQWQRGCNEGEMLDLDAWVRHLAGLHASSSPEPQVWARRQRSERSLATLLLADLSLSTDAYANNEQRVIDVIRDALYVFGEALHGCGDPFAMLGFSSVRRSQVRIHQLKGFEEAWSGPVQSRVGAIKPGYYTRMGAAIRLATRRLQERPERLRLLLLLTDGKPNDLDVYEGRWGIEDTREAVREARRAGLQPFCLSIDEQAQDYLPHLFGHQGWARVARPTELPLRLAGVYSRLTRGV, from the coding sequence ATGGAAGAGTGGATCGGCGAACGCTGGCATCGCTTCATCACCGGAGCCGCCGAGCGCGGCCATGACGGGGCTGCCGTGGCGCTGCCCGATGTGCAGCAGGCCGTCGGCCTGCTCTACCGCGCCGCCGGCGGCAGCCACAGCCTGCGCATCGTGCCCGCGGCCGATATGCGCATCGGAGGCCCGCGCCACTGGCTGCAGCGCCTGGCCGGCAGCGGCACGCGCGCCGCCCTGCCGCGCTTGGACAGCGAGACCCTGGCCCTGCCGCCGCGCATCGCCCTGTTCGAGCAGGCGGAGCTGAACCGCGACCTCTACCTCTGGCTGGCCGCCCTGGCCGCCTGCTTCGAACTCAGTGCCAGCGGCAGCTGGGCGGGCGACAACCTGGCCGCTTGCCAGCTGGCCCTGCAGCGCTGCCCGGGCCTGCGGCCGCGCTGGCTGCGCTTGCGCGAGGCCCATTTGGCCCAGCGCCGCGCCGAGGCCGTGGCGCTGCGCACGCCCGAGGCGCGGGCGGCCGAGGCGCGCCTGCAGGCCCTGCTGCTGGCCGAGCCCGGGCTGGCCAGGATCGATGGCAGCTTCGATGGCCGCTTCGATGTGGAGGCCCCGCTGCTGGCCCCGGTCTGGCTGTGGCTTCAGGCCCTGCCTGCGGCCGCGGCGGGGGCGACGGGCCAGGCGCGCAGCGCGGCCGCGGGCGGTGGGTCACAAGCGCAACAAGAACAAGAGCAAGCGAAACGCCGCCGCGCCCGCCCGGCCAAGCCGGCCTCGCAGAGGGCGCCGCTGCTGCTGGCCTCCAAGGCCGAGTCCCTGCGCAGCTGGAGCGAGCATGTGCCCCTGGACCGTGCCAGCGAGGACGAGACCGACGAGGACGAGGCACGCGCCGCGGCCGACGATATGGAGGAGCTGACGCTGGCGCGCGAGGGCTCGGCCAGCGCCGCACGCATCAAGTTCGACCTCGACCTGCCCAGCGCCAGCGCCGACGACCTGCCCCTGGGCGAGGGCGAGTCACTGCCCGAGTGGGACTGGAAGCGGCAATGCCTGCTGCCCGAACATTGCCGGGTGCAGACCCTGGTGGCGCGACCGAGCGGCCCGGCGTTCTCGCCCCCTGCCGCATTGCGCCAGACCGCACGCCGCCTGCGCCGCCGGCTCGAAACCCTGCGCAGCGCGCCGCAGTGGCAGCGCGGCTGCAACGAGGGTGAGATGCTGGATCTCGATGCCTGGGTGCGGCATCTGGCCGGCCTGCACGCCAGCAGCAGCCCCGAACCGCAAGTCTGGGCCCGGCGCCAGCGCAGCGAGCGCAGCCTGGCCACCTTGCTGCTGGCCGATCTGTCCCTGTCCACCGACGCCTATGCCAACAACGAGCAGCGGGTGATCGATGTGATCCGCGATGCGCTCTATGTCTTCGGCGAGGCCTTGCATGGCTGCGGCGACCCCTTTGCCATGCTGGGCTTCAGCTCGGTGCGGCGCAGCCAGGTGCGCATCCATCAGCTCAAGGGTTTCGAGGAAGCCTGGTCCGGCCCGGTGCAAAGCCGGGTCGGCGCGATCAAGCCTGGCTACTACACCCGCATGGGCGCGGCGATTCGCCTGGCCACACGCCGGCTGCAAGAGCGCCCCGAGCGCCTGCGCCTGCTGCTGCTGCTGACCGACGGCAAGCCCAATGACCTCGATGTCTACGAGGGCCGCTGGGGTATCGAGGACACGCGCGAAGCAGTGCGCGAGGCGCGCCGCGCCGGCCTGCAGCCCTTTTGCCTGAGCATCGACGAGCAGGCCCAGGACTATCTGCCCCATCTTTTCGGCCACCAGGGCTGGGCCCGCGTGGCCCGCCCGACCGAACTGCCGCTGCGCCTGGCCGGGGTCTACAGCAGGTTGACACGCGGCGTCTGA
- a CDS encoding Crp/Fnr family transcriptional regulator, producing MDMRAFDLPRYLSVLPLFTDLSAPELARLAQGCSLRRLTRGDPVFRVGQPCEEFHVTVTGQVKLFAISPAGQEKVIELVGPGNSFAEALMFTGRPYIINAQALTDTLLLSVSKQAVLTEIEHDSRFALRMLAGISRRLHGLVHDVQAYALHSGVQRVIGYLLRDQLAEDRVSGEMVTVSLPVSKATIASRLSLTPEYFSRVLHELEAAGLIEVDKRDIRIRDVANLAAYTGGQQAG from the coding sequence ATGGACATGCGCGCGTTTGATCTACCTCGTTACCTCTCTGTGCTGCCCTTGTTCACCGATCTCAGTGCTCCAGAGCTGGCACGGCTGGCGCAAGGCTGCAGCCTGCGTCGTCTGACGCGCGGCGATCCGGTGTTCCGCGTTGGCCAGCCCTGCGAAGAGTTCCACGTCACCGTCACCGGGCAGGTCAAGCTCTTCGCCATCTCGCCGGCGGGCCAGGAGAAGGTGATCGAGCTGGTGGGGCCGGGAAACAGCTTCGCCGAAGCCCTCATGTTCACCGGCAGGCCCTACATCATCAATGCCCAGGCCCTGACCGACACCTTGCTGCTCTCGGTATCCAAGCAGGCGGTGCTGACCGAGATCGAGCACGACAGCCGCTTCGCATTGCGCATGCTGGCGGGCATCTCACGCCGCCTGCACGGTCTGGTCCATGATGTCCAGGCCTATGCACTGCACAGCGGCGTGCAGCGCGTGATCGGCTACCTGCTGCGCGACCAGCTGGCCGAGGACCGCGTCAGCGGCGAGATGGTCACGGTGTCCCTGCCCGTGAGCAAAGCCACCATCGCCTCGCGCCTGAGCCTGACGCCCGAGTACTTCTCGCGCGTGCTGCATGAGCTCGAAGCCGCGGGCTTGATCGAAGTGGACAAGCGCGACATCCGCATTCGTGATGTCGCCAACCTGGCGGCCTACACCGGCGGCCAGCAAGCGGGCTGA
- a CDS encoding Crp/Fnr family transcriptional regulator: protein MAVHPMFQGLSEADLGLIVDQGSSLMRLPRGQALFSSGETCEHLMIIITGQVKVFALATHGGEKVLELIGPGQTIGESSIFNDQPQAFNAQTLTETLLLRIPKRAITAQIKRDPGFALRLLADASQRIRGLQHDVESYCLRSGLQRVVGFLLEDQRHSHERRAPHTVSLPVSKATIASRLSLTPEYFSRVLRELEDEGLIQISRRDIHILQPEELASYTLQ from the coding sequence ATGGCGGTTCATCCCATGTTCCAGGGCCTGAGTGAAGCGGATCTCGGCCTGATCGTGGACCAAGGCAGCAGCCTGATGCGCCTGCCTCGCGGCCAGGCCCTGTTCAGCAGCGGCGAGACCTGCGAGCACTTGATGATCATCATCACGGGGCAGGTCAAGGTGTTTGCCTTGGCCACCCATGGCGGGGAAAAGGTGCTGGAGCTGATCGGGCCCGGACAAACCATCGGCGAGTCGTCGATCTTCAACGACCAGCCCCAGGCATTCAATGCGCAGACCCTGACGGAAACGCTGCTGCTGCGCATCCCCAAGCGCGCCATCACGGCCCAGATCAAGCGCGACCCCGGTTTTGCCCTGCGTTTGCTGGCCGACGCATCGCAACGCATCCGCGGCCTGCAGCACGATGTGGAGAGCTATTGCCTGCGCAGCGGGCTGCAGCGTGTCGTCGGCTTCCTGCTGGAAGACCAGCGGCACAGCCACGAACGGCGCGCGCCCCACACGGTGTCGCTGCCCGTCAGCAAGGCGACGATCGCCTCGCGCCTGAGCTTGACCCCCGAGTACTTCTCACGGGTGCTGCGCGAGCTGGAGGACGAAGGCCTGATTCAGATTTCGCGGCGCGACATCCACATTCTGCAGCCCGAGGAATTGGCGAGTTACACCCTGCAATGA
- the ccmE gene encoding cytochrome c maturation protein CcmE — translation MMIKKTRHRRLLLIAAGLLALGAIAALVMNAFRSNLVFFYTPSQVAAQEAPQGRSFRIGGLVQPGSVRREGVRVQFVISDGSEQVPVSFQGALPDLFKEGKGVVAQGQLQGRQFLAREVLAKHDENYMPPEAADALQRSQQARERAAQTLKGSTP, via the coding sequence ATGATGATCAAAAAAACCCGCCATCGCCGCCTGCTGCTGATCGCTGCCGGCCTGCTGGCCCTGGGCGCTATCGCGGCCCTGGTGATGAATGCCTTCCGCAGCAATCTGGTCTTCTTCTACACGCCCAGCCAGGTGGCCGCGCAAGAGGCGCCGCAAGGCCGCAGCTTCCGCATCGGCGGCCTGGTGCAGCCGGGCAGCGTCCGGCGCGAAGGCGTGCGGGTGCAGTTCGTGATCAGCGACGGCAGCGAGCAGGTGCCCGTCAGCTTCCAGGGTGCCCTGCCCGACTTGTTCAAAGAGGGCAAAGGCGTGGTCGCACAAGGCCAGTTGCAGGGCCGGCAGTTCCTGGCCCGTGAGGTGCTGGCCAAGCATGACGAGAACTACATGCCGCCCGAGGCCGCCGACGCGCTGCAGCGCAGCCAGCAGGCCCGCGAGCGCGCCGCCCAGACCCTGAAAGGCAGCACGCCGTGA
- a CDS encoding 4Fe-4S binding protein — protein sequence MPDPGPATGSSVQHSQRLQRRRRATQLAFFALFLLAPALNLLRFDLNETQLWFLGQRWSLGISALQRGEVSADQAALSLILRGILPGLALVALFLGVAWRWGRLYCGWLCPHFSLVEGLNALLHKACGKFSLWDEQASLRPGETAQRRWWPVYALSCAGFGFLWAITLLTYLLPPPAIWGGLLQGTLTANQSRFILIAGSAFTLELLFARHLFCRFGCAVGLFQSLAWMANPRALVVAFKRERASDCRTCSTERAPEGSACDRVCPMRLRPRQIKRLMFSCVQCGRCVDQCAESQQAQPQLPQPQLEWTVGLDALRETLRQSKKNSNRTDP from the coding sequence ATGCCTGATCCTGGCCCCGCGACGGGCTCTTCTGTTCAGCACAGCCAGCGCCTGCAGCGCCGCCGGCGCGCCACGCAGCTGGCCTTCTTCGCCCTCTTCCTGCTGGCGCCGGCGCTGAACCTGCTGCGCTTCGACCTCAACGAAACCCAACTCTGGTTCCTCGGCCAGCGCTGGAGTCTGGGCATCAGCGCCCTGCAGCGCGGCGAGGTGAGCGCCGATCAAGCGGCCCTAAGCCTGATCCTGCGCGGCATCCTGCCGGGCCTGGCCCTGGTGGCGCTCTTTCTCGGTGTGGCCTGGCGTTGGGGCCGGCTGTACTGCGGCTGGCTGTGCCCGCATTTCTCGCTGGTCGAGGGGCTGAACGCTTTGCTGCACAAGGCCTGCGGCAAATTCAGCCTCTGGGACGAGCAGGCCAGCCTGCGGCCGGGCGAGACCGCGCAGCGGCGCTGGTGGCCCGTCTATGCCTTGAGCTGCGCGGGTTTCGGCTTTCTCTGGGCCATCACCCTGCTGACCTATCTGCTGCCGCCGCCAGCGATCTGGGGCGGCCTGCTGCAAGGTACGCTGACCGCCAACCAGAGCCGCTTCATCCTGATTGCCGGCAGCGCCTTCACCCTGGAGCTGCTGTTCGCCCGCCACCTGTTCTGCCGCTTCGGCTGCGCCGTCGGCCTGTTCCAGAGCCTGGCCTGGATGGCCAATCCGCGCGCCCTGGTCGTGGCCTTCAAGCGCGAGCGCGCCAGCGACTGCCGAACCTGCAGCACCGAGCGTGCGCCCGAGGGCAGCGCCTGCGACCGCGTCTGCCCGATGCGGCTGCGGCCGCGCCAGATCAAGCGCCTGATGTTTTCCTGCGTGCAGTGCGGCCGCTGCGTGGACCAATGCGCCGAATCGCAACAGGCCCAGCCGCAGCTGCCCCAACCCCAGCTGGAATGGACAGTGGGCCTGGACGCGCTGCGTGAGACGCTGCGCCAGTCGAAAAAGAACAGCAACAGAACCGACCCTTGA
- a CDS encoding DsbE family thiol:disulfide interchange protein: MKLKALIPLLGFAVLALFLARGLQLKPREIPSPLIGKPVPAFVLTPLLEGGAPLSSADMTGKVSVLNVWASWCGPCREEHPLLLDLARRRPELQLLGLNYKDEPAQATRWLKELGNPYRAIGSDTRGQVGIDLGVYGVPETFVIDRQGLIRYKHVGPLTAELLRDTLEPLLDRL; this comes from the coding sequence ATGAAGCTCAAAGCGCTGATCCCCTTGCTGGGCTTTGCCGTGCTGGCCCTGTTCCTGGCGCGCGGCCTGCAGCTGAAACCGCGCGAGATCCCCTCGCCGCTGATTGGCAAGCCGGTGCCGGCCTTTGTGCTGACACCCTTGCTGGAGGGCGGCGCGCCGCTGAGCTCGGCTGACATGACGGGAAAAGTCAGCGTGCTCAATGTCTGGGCCTCCTGGTGCGGCCCCTGCCGCGAGGAACACCCGCTGCTGCTGGATCTGGCGCGGCGTCGGCCGGAGTTGCAGCTGCTGGGCCTGAACTACAAGGACGAGCCCGCCCAGGCCACGCGCTGGCTGAAAGAGCTGGGCAACCCCTACCGCGCCATCGGCTCGGACACGCGCGGCCAGGTCGGCATCGACCTGGGCGTCTACGGCGTACCCGAGACCTTTGTGATCGACCGCCAGGGCCTGATTCGCTACAAGCATGTCGGCCCGCTGACGGCCGAGCTGCTGCGCGACACCCTGGAACCCTTGCTGGACCGACTATGA
- the ccmA gene encoding heme ABC exporter ATP-binding protein CcmA, whose protein sequence is MSMASPCLLSAKQLSCQRGGRSLFEEFSLQLNAGDIVWLQGSNGRGKTTLLRTLAGLRPAERGGIQHAAALRFLGHNNGLKPDLTVLEGLRFQARWQGLADDEASLLQALKHFGLAPMRTRRSAQLSQGQQRRAALASLALPQAGACWLLDEPFDALDDDSVQQLCALLSSHAAAGGAVLFTSHQHLPGLASRQLLLSGGRP, encoded by the coding sequence ATGAGCATGGCCTCGCCCTGCTTGCTGAGCGCCAAGCAGCTGAGCTGCCAACGCGGAGGCCGCAGCCTGTTCGAGGAGTTCAGCTTGCAGCTGAACGCGGGCGACATCGTCTGGCTTCAGGGCAGCAATGGCCGCGGCAAGACCACATTGCTGCGCACGCTTGCGGGCCTGCGGCCGGCTGAGCGAGGAGGCATCCAGCATGCGGCGGCCTTGCGATTTCTCGGCCACAACAATGGCTTGAAGCCAGACCTGACCGTGCTGGAGGGCTTGCGCTTTCAGGCCCGCTGGCAAGGCCTGGCGGACGATGAGGCCAGCCTGCTGCAGGCGCTGAAGCACTTCGGGCTGGCGCCCATGCGCACCCGCCGCAGCGCTCAGCTCAGCCAAGGCCAGCAACGCCGCGCTGCATTGGCATCGCTGGCCCTGCCGCAGGCGGGTGCTTGCTGGCTGCTGGACGAGCCCTTCGATGCGCTGGACGACGACAGCGTGCAGCAGTTGTGCGCTCTGCTGAGCAGCCATGCGGCCGCAGGCGGTGCGGTGCTGTTCACCAGCCACCAGCATCTGCCTGGGCTGGCCAGCCGCCAGCTGCTATTGAGCGGAGGCCGCCCATGA
- the ccmC gene encoding heme ABC transporter permease CcmC yields the protein MTRTHRFYTYAAPSRFYALAGRLLPGLWLLAAGLGALGLYLAFFKAPTDATQGQAYRILFIHVPAAWLSMLLYLALAFWAAIGWAFKARMASLLARAIAPTGAGFTVIALLSGALWGQPSWGSWWVWDARLTSELILLFLYLGYLALVHAIEDPQRADPAGALLALVGVINVPVIYFSVRWWNTLHQGASISLTAAPRMAETMLQALAVMSLACWAYAFAVIFTRARGLILEREQGKAWVQALSKKGQAV from the coding sequence ATGACACGCACGCACCGCTTCTACACCTATGCCGCGCCCTCGCGTTTCTACGCGCTGGCCGGCCGCCTGTTGCCGGGCCTGTGGCTGCTGGCCGCGGGGCTGGGGGCCCTGGGCCTGTACCTGGCCTTCTTCAAAGCACCGACCGACGCCACCCAGGGCCAGGCCTATCGCATCCTCTTCATCCATGTGCCGGCGGCCTGGCTGTCCATGCTGCTCTATCTGGCCCTGGCTTTCTGGGCCGCCATCGGCTGGGCCTTCAAGGCACGCATGGCCTCGCTGCTGGCGCGGGCGATCGCACCGACCGGCGCCGGCTTCACCGTGATTGCCCTGCTCAGCGGCGCGCTATGGGGCCAGCCGAGCTGGGGCAGCTGGTGGGTCTGGGACGCGCGCCTGACCTCGGAGCTGATCCTGCTGTTTCTCTACCTCGGCTATCTGGCCTTGGTGCACGCCATCGAGGACCCGCAGCGGGCCGACCCGGCCGGCGCCCTGCTGGCCCTGGTCGGCGTGATCAATGTGCCCGTCATCTATTTCAGCGTGCGCTGGTGGAACACCTTGCACCAGGGCGCCAGCATCAGCCTGACGGCCGCGCCGCGCATGGCCGAGACCATGTTGCAGGCCCTGGCCGTGATGAGCCTGGCCTGCTGGGCCTATGCCTTCGCCGTCATCTTCACCCGCGCCCGCGGCCTGATCCTGGAGCGCGAACAAGGCAAGGCCTGGGTGCAGGCCCTGAGCAAGAAAGGACAAGCCGTATGA